In Deltaproteobacteria bacterium, the sequence GAGTTATGGGTCAAGTTGGAGCCCACGAGCAGGATTGAACTGCTGACCCCGTCCTTACCAAGGACGTGCTCTGCCGACTGAGCTACGTGGGCGAATATCCCTCCGGGAATCTCTGGAGCGGGCGACGGGAATCGAACCCGCGACCAACAGCTTGGAAGGCTGTGACTCTGCCAACTGAGTTACGCCCGCCCATTACCCGTATATCGGGTTCACCGGAATCTTACAATTTTATATAGGTAAAATAGCCCTGTCAATCATTATTGCCGAATAAAACGCAAAAAAATCCCTCCCCTTCGCACGCCTTCCGGCGGGCGGGGGAATGGAAAGTTGGCGGACAACCGCGATTTAAAACCTAAGGTTGGTGGAGGGGGGAGGATTCGAACCTCCGTAGGCGCTGCCAGCAGATTTACAGTCTGCCCCCTTTGGCCACTCGGGTACCCCTCCACGCTATCGTGCCGTTACCCTGCGCCCGGCACGCTTTCGAGCGAAGGCTGGAGCCGACGAGAGGAGTTGAACCTCCAACCATCTGATTACAAATCAGACGCTCTGCCGTTGAGCTACGTCGGCGCATTCCGAAATCACGGCGATTCCGAAACATTGAATTTGAACCCTTTTACGGGAGGTTGTCAACGTTTTTCGGACATTCCCCTCAAGAAGAATGCCAGGATGCCGGATGCTACCCCCACGTTCAGGGAATCTATGCCTGGTTCCATCTGGATCCGAACCGATCCGTCGCATTTCTCCCGGACGAGCTTCCTTATCCCGTGTTCCTCGCTGCCCAGAACGATGCCTGTCCGGGCCGCTGGTTTCAGGTCGAAGAGTCCCGTCTCTCCCTTTTCGGCGGCGGCGTACATCCAGAATCCTTTTTCCTGCAGTCCCTCGACCGTCCGGGCCAGGTTCGTAACCAGGATCAACGGCACATGCGCGGCGGCGCCCGCAGACGACCTGAAAACCGCCGCGGTCACAGGGGATGACCGGTCCTTCGGAACGACAACGCCGTCCACTCCGAACGCCCTGGCATTTCTCAGGATGGAGCCGAGGTTCTGCGGGTCGGTGATCCCGTCGAGCAGAAAAACGAGGGCGTTTTGGCCCAGTCCCGCCGCCCAGTCGTGGAAATCCGCGTAATGGAACTCCGCGAGCTCCGCTGCGATTCCTCCCCCGCCCCGGTCTCCCGTACGCCGTTCCCACTCCTCCCTTTGACACGTGGCGCACGGGATCCGCAGCCTGCCCGCTCGTTCCGACAGGTGCCTGACGGTTTCGGCGGGCATGGAATCCGAGAGCAGGAGCCGCGTCGCCTTCTGGCGGATCGACCCAAGCAGTTCCTCGACCGGATGCTTCCCCGTGATCCACATGCGATGCCGCCGTTAACCTTTGGCGCGTTGCATTTCGGTTGCGAATTTGCGGGCGGCGGCCACGGGGTCCGCGGCTTTCGTAATGGGCCTGCCGACGACAAGGTAGTCGGCGCCCGCTCGCACGGCGTCGTAAGGGGTGACCACGCGCTTCTGATCTCCCACGGCGTCTTCCGGAAGGCGGACGCCGGGAGTTACGAGCGTGACCTTGCTCCCGAGCCGTTCCCGCAGCGAGGCGACCTCTTTCGCGGAGCATACGATCCCGCCGATGCCTGCATCGACGGCCAGTCCCGCCAGCCGGCCGACCGCTTCCCCGGCGGGCACGGAGAACCCTATGGATGAAAGATCGGCGTCGTCGAGGCTGGTGAGCACCGTTACCGCGAGGATCGCCGTTCCGCTTCCCGCTGCGGCTTCCGCGGCCGCAGCGAGCATCGCCTTCCCCCCCGAGGCGTGAACGGTCGCGAACGATACTCCGAGCGCAACGGCGGACCTGACCGCCCCTGCGACGGTGTTGGGAATGTCGTGGAACTTCAGGTCGAGAAAAACCCGGGAACCGGTTTCTCGTATCTTCTCGATGAGCCGCGGCCCGCCTCGGGGAAACAGCTCCATCCCGACCTT encodes:
- the rlmB gene encoding 23S rRNA (guanosine(2251)-2'-O)-methyltransferase RlmB, giving the protein MWITGKHPVEELLGSIRQKATRLLLSDSMPAETVRHLSERAGRLRIPCATCQREEWERRTGDRGGGGIAAELAEFHYADFHDWAAGLGQNALVFLLDGITDPQNLGSILRNARAFGVDGVVVPKDRSSPVTAAVFRSSAGAAAHVPLILVTNLARTVEGLQEKGFWMYAAAEKGETGLFDLKPAARTGIVLGSEEHGIRKLVREKCDGSVRIQMEPGIDSLNVGVASGILAFFLRGMSEKR
- the pyrF gene encoding orotidine-5'-phosphate decarboxylase → MKERIIVALDTDSPEKALDTVSALAGEVGLFKVGMELFPRGGPRLIEKIRETGSRVFLDLKFHDIPNTVAGAVRSAVALGVSFATVHASGGKAMLAAAAEAAAGSGTAILAVTVLTSLDDADLSSIGFSVPAGEAVGRLAGLAVDAGIGGIVCSAKEVASLRERLGSKVTLVTPGVRLPEDAVGDQKRVVTPYDAVRAGADYLVVGRPITKAADPVAAARKFATEMQRAKG